A stretch of the Phycodurus eques isolate BA_2022a chromosome 15, UOR_Pequ_1.1, whole genome shotgun sequence genome encodes the following:
- the cdk5rap2 gene encoding CDK5 regulatory subunit-associated protein 2 isoform X8 produces the protein MKDSCRVCSGRLVGNQCRWIFSSAAKRKLQIILSHVLGREVTRDGRGEFLCGKCVFQLEKVIQCDVNLSQLQEQHNSQVQKIQAEKAHLIQCIIHVYSKHNLDLEKSDEDSVRSKTSLRLSGAASFDDEATSLLLDDAQSAREGISSHRMRRCVSLDRLVSKGVFPGRSGLKKWRVGSAVGLDRPMKSCGLRASRGCSQSMYLDLVHYKGTFPRHGFKGRSASLQSLNRDFDSPEATPRKTKVREAKTFVLRNVATDDPMGKAQAKALLRSSSRQPSMISDLIQLLRCISKQGVSVPAGSRIPVLKRFSTGHSHACNKRVRREAKWKSLHDLTEEFDDQYTPATAESELHRLESINKQLNEELIQAKSTHENLTKTLEETESESKTLSVRLDERENELHREKKNGLKRDKTIQGLMQVLKEKEKEIAELCHEIEDRDDALAKARETAHKVQMQKYQGTEEHQTLLMAKQTELVQLQGEHHAKVLEAQKLQRALDRREQELSDLQRAKEQLEVELEDLQQQKKKGDKAVNDLNNQLKKLSSEIGERESFLEQHYQELLHQTQRKVQAHEVTIQRLTSTLADKEQQLQEYINMVRDIEEKKSPLGNDSMLAKLRQRLKEKEKALEQALDERFVAIEEKDNEIHQLQLSLREKERDLERLNSLLSRNEETINSFDSLIKEKDVELQHLANTLKNLQRAKQDVEDNLNRSLREKDAIISQLQLSLDGKTKDLEEMSESVPSKSQSYDLAEQMGQRLKVKEAMLAEAMNARERLVADNEAAVEGLLATINSKDQLIKESAEHYNRMLSERSKEIQELRRQLSDRQQQLTAAERQCSTAAQKDSLETAKLRELLAEKDSIIDRLLQRAEETEYDKEPDYVLDLRQTIQIMQEKLDGQEAELSRRNSDESVESIPLSKKTVVILKKELAQKTEALNKAVKRENELKMSLVELQSLLSELEGRSEGQAANIESLVATLETKDEIIHDLQQRLCQPGDTQGDRAQDRVIGSSMDRLPSGLPQRERTMIGGDSQQEALPSLVALQQEHKALNKALRAEQQLYSSLVRTVKEQDSAQRLHALQLELTAVQLLRQQLEDGIKANEELRDDLERELDRAKVREGVSVVDPKELESVQHQLEDAQRWNASLQARFGAIQNRGGGVGGANDCGDSLSFAGDQTSYMSICVGEGHDDRSHQELKQKVLELQDCVKRLQAINKEEKNPASGHPWKQQPDTTRITEVPPVDDQTRRSQDQASQTDISLGQSPVDESVDSGLGQSREHAQCAAAETDSVNCLLTDSGATSLLQLREEVVRLKAENVQLRGLLKEQKSSESKEKESTDASGNSSDGQAELRRSRETLRAQTKDKEEEGAKDRGTLVTTEGVGTLQAGHHSKITNHRAGLRSRLPVPVRPRAEACSDTHSEPCKADAAQHLHTDSDQKSFGDSTASSQPSAGPSSSHGHAHDSSYPATRTPDDTQAHAALFAQLELLHQECQDKEALINKLGEQLVDWEELHAQLRDKEHLNSQYVVALKAAESTIAYLTACSLDSQGGSGPGAGSASVTCNSTHLDLQKVLHEKEVISKQLTQHLNLAEKHISSPDSQEKRAEFADLRLKIEAVNASSNEQRSLAVFGGPEGLVQNDSLQGRPRQRNSTQTASESLTEKELKDQRSTSESSNLVSNKGMTKVLAKCLSLVESVIASLAAVCTNNSSFTNPELQEHLDNLQRALQNRQELEHLTQATQPSSHSEELLNSELHRNLRLLSKVLADHSQRICELQATLQEERARREESEAHAALSDAKGLAPNVQAQLETLHKALREKKKACKNLEEKLATAQSTPSPNNTTRKAVEQDDKSVQVDLQDLGYETTGKSENDREESSSTVFKESLFYYPHPSTDPDLEIGVKASGSASSLPLLLSQEQAHFSSTEHLDSTSSTPYPSSPTLSSAKISLKSLQTYEEYGLSEDPLQLQAQGRHPRPSREQMRENEGDGKDQSIRSEASEAAGKKGMKEQLQHSRSRSTSPASLDSLVQSQARELSQLRQQIKESRRLGSLQRRQMGELSRAFQELLQSSQVDCYMGEVVKGQLDKTLSILDRLEGRLDKGETHQDNEDVASLDRSRRLAKELQEKNRLIQSLQSQVRGQSPSSPHSSHSDGHPSDGAASSCYGSPPVQGGGTEAAGVSGDQEAGGRLLGLQRENGLLHERLRSSEHLNGSLRSELELHLSVMAHQQDRDSLTQATKRAEGGGSAAIASAEARAVDSDLLAEHLEEIRALRRRLEESISTNDRLREQLERRLAEVEKDTATNIFIHGNEDQAQLVNEVRFLWGQNQDLKEQLQQESKDKQRERERLRDNLARRTAKLEQSRQESDVLRQENARLRDKLDLGGRENARLLRSLRASEDRLRSLQCEAKLLRQQVTDSQRLLQSLRVELQVHEKMETATQGQKAGSTTQDPARPPSGTPDLSELLSEIRRLRLQLERSIRANTTLRQRLEEQLWRGAGHSETINVNYLLSSADEGSGPPGREGADVLVHGDGANGNRARCEVGGDGGGSSSSGESVTAAPYRLVPGHRLWANRNGRHILALVEDYSALRRHISEGCKLSRGMDVRLHQCFNSKVMDEESVKLLSGDVSTVQQVLDEAARLLKLVWRVSLPAGGAGAGGNNQQDDLKKEISRLKSRLSQQERMLSGAVKRLRTTNQLKEGMERVIVDQLSLTHGVLKKARGNLEKNHCYLFGPQGPTGGQGGACKWPIGGVDVYTSDEQ, from the exons ATGAAGGACTCGTGTCGCGTGTGCAGCGGTCGTCTGGTTGGCAACCAGTGTCGCTGGATCTTCAGCTCAGCCGCAAAGAGGAAGCTACAGATCATTTTGTCACACGTGCTCGGACGGGAGGTGACTCGCGACGGCCGCGGGGAGTTCCTCTGTGGAAAATGTGTATTCCAGCTGGAGAAGGTGATACAGTGCGACGTGAACCTCAGCCAGCTGCAGGAACAGCACAACAGCCAGGTGCAAAAAATACAAGCGGAGAAAGCGCACCTGATCCAGTGCATCATCCACGTCTACAGTAAACACAATCTCGACTTGGAAAAGAGCGACGAGGACAGTGTCCGCTCAAAGACTTCACTAAGATTATCCGGGGCAGCCAGTTTTGACGATGAGGCCACCAGTCTGCTGCTCGATGACGCGCAATCGGCGAGGGAGGGCATTAGTAGTCACCGCATGAGGAGATGTGTGAGTCTGGATAGACTCGTGAGTAAAGGAGTCTTCCCGGGACGTTCAGGCCTCAAGAAATGGAGGGTAGGGTCTGCTGTGGGGCTGGACAGACCAATGAAGAGCTGTGGTTTGCGGGCCTCGCGGGGATGCTCTCAGAGCATGTACCTGGACCTGGTCCACTACAAGGGGACCTTTCCTAGACACGGATTCAAAGGCCGCTCCGCATCGCTGCAGTCCCTCAATCGAGACTTTGACTCTCCAGAAGCCACGCCACGTAAGACAAAAGTCCGAGAAGCTAAGACATTTGTCCTCAGAAACGTTGCCACCGATGATCCAATGGGAAAGGCTCAAGCTAAAGCGCTCCTGCGCAGTTCCTCACGACAGCCCTCGATGATCTCTGACCTGATCCAACTCCTGCGCTGCATCAGCAAGCAAGGAGTTTCAGTCCCGGCCGGTAGCCGCATCCCTGTCCTGAAAAGATTCAGTACTGGCCATTCCCATGCCTGTAACAAGCGTGTACGCAGAGAGGCTAAGTGGAAGTCTCTGCATGACCTAACAGAGGAATTTGATGATCAATACACGCCTGCCACTGCGGAG AGCGAGCTTCATCGACTGGAGTCCATCAACAAGCAGCTCAATGAAGAGCTCATCCAGGCAAAAAGCACTCATGAGAACCTGACAAAGACGCTGGAAGAAACCGAGAGTGAAAGCaag ACACTGTCAGTAAGGCTGGACGAGAGAGAGAATGAACTCCACAGGGAGAAGAAAAACGGCCTAAAGCGAGACAAAACCATCCAAGGGCTCATGCAGGTcctcaaagaaaaagagaaagag ATTGCAGAGTTGTGTCATGAGATTGAGGACCGTGATGATGCTCTCGCTAAGGCTAGGGAGACAGCGCACAAGGTCCAGATGCAGAAATATCAG GGAACAGAAGAGCACCAAACTCTATTAATGGCCAAGCAAACAGAGCTGGTCCAGCTCCAAGGCGAGCACCACGCCAAGGTACTCGAAGCCCAAAAGCTGCAGCGGGCCCTGGACAGGAGGGAGCAGGAGCTGTCTGACTTGCAGCGGGCAAAGGAGCAGCTCGAGGTGGAGCTGGAAGACCTGcaacagcagaagaagaagggaGACAAAGCCGTGAAT GATCTGAACAACCAACTGAAAAAGCTAAGCAGCGAGATCGGGGAGAGGGAAAGTTTTCTGGAGCAGCATTACCAGGAGCTGTTGCACCAAACCCAAAGAAAAGTGCAGGCCCATGAAGTCACCATCCAACGGCTAACATCCACCTTGGCCGATAAAGAGCAGCAGTTACAG GAGTACATAAACATGGTCAGAGATATTGAGGAAAAGAAGAGCCCGCTAGGAAACGACAGCATGCTTGCTAAGCTGCGCCAAAGGCTGAAAGAAAAGGAGAAAGCACTGGAG CAAGCGCTGGACGAGAGGTTTGTGGCCATTGAGGAGAAGGACAACGAAATCCACCAGCTGCAGCTGTCGCTCAGGGAGAAGGAGAGAGATCTGGAGAGGCTCAATAGCTTGCTGTCACGCAACGAGGAAACTATTAAT AGTTTTGATAGCTTGATCAAGGAGAAGGATGTGGAACTACAGCACCTTGCAAACACACTAAAGAACCTGCAAAGGGCCAAGCAAGACGTGGAGGACAACCTGAACAGGTCGCTGAGGGAGAAAGACGCCATTATCAGTCAGCTGCAACTCTCCCTCGACGGCAAGACCAAAGATTTAGAG GAAATGTCTGAATCGGTGCCGAGCAAGTCGCAAAGTTACGACTTGGCCGAGCAGATGGGTCAGAGGTTAAAGGTGAAAGAGGCAATGCTGGCTGAGGCTATGAACGCCAGGGAAAGGCTTGTCGCCGACAACGAGGCCGCCGTGGAAGGACTGCTGGCTACGATTAATAGCAAAGACCAACTCATCAAG GAGTCCGCTGAGCACTACAACCGCATGCTGTCCGAACGCTCCAAGGAGATCCAGGAGCTGAGGAGGCAGCTGTCTGACCGGCAACAGCAACTGACCGCCGCTGAGAGGCAGTGCTCCACGGCGGCCCAAAAGGACTCTTTGGAAACCGCCAAGCTCAGAGAGCTCCTCGCTGAAAAAGACAGCATCATCGAC AGACTCCTCCAACGTGCTGAGGAGACCGAGTACGACAAGGAGCCAGATTATGTGCTAGATCTGAGACAAACCATCCAGATCATGCAGGAGAAGTTGGACGGGCAAGAAG CTGAGCTCTCCAGGAGGAACAGCGACGAGAGCGTGGAGAGCATTCCACTCTCCAAGAAGACCGTTGTAATCCTTAAGAAAGAGCTGGCACAGAAAACAGAGGCTCTCAACAAAGCGGTGAAGAGGGAGAACGAACTGAAG ATGTCTCTGGTGGAACTCCAGTCGTTGCTTTCTGAGCTGGAGGGCCGCAGTGAAGGCCAAGCTGCCAATATTGAGTCCCTGGTTGCCACCCTGGAGACCAAGGATGAGATCATCCAT GACCTCCAGCAGCGTCTCTGCCAGCCAGGGGACACTCAGGGTGATCGTGCCCAGGATCGGGTCATTGGCAGCAGCATGGATCGATTGCCTTCAGGGCTCCCTCAAAGAGAGAGAACCATGATTGGCGGAGACAGCCAGCAAGAA GCACTGCCCAGTCTGGTAGCTTTGCAGCAGGAGCACAAGGCTCTCAACAAAGCGCTGAGGGCCGAGCAACAGCTTTACTCCAGCCTGGTCAGGACTGTGAAGGAGCAGGACAG tGCCCAACGTCTCCACGCTCTGCAGCTGGAGCTGACGGCAGTGCAGCTCCTCAGGCAACAGCTGGAGGACGGCATCAAAGCCAACGAGGAGCTCAGGGACGACTTGGAGAGAGAGCTAGACAGAGCCAAAGTCAGAGAAG GCGTGAGCGTGGTCGATCCCAAAGAACTGGAGAGCGTTCAGCATCAGCTGGAAGATGCCCAGCGCTGGAATGCCTCTTTGCAGGCCCGCTTTGGGGCGATCCAGAACCGCGGTGGTGGAGTGGGCGGGGCCAACGACTGTG GAGACTCGCTGAGCTTCGCCGGCGACCAGACCTCTTACATGAGTATCTGTGTGGGTGAGGGGCACGACGACAGATCGCATCAGGAGCTCAAACAGAAG GTACTagagctgcaggactgtgtcAAAAGGCTTCAGGCTATAAACAAGGAGGAGAAAAACCCAGCCAGCGGTCATCCCTGGAAACAG CAGCCAGACACCACAAGGATTACGGAGGTGCCACCTGTAGATGATCAGACACGCCGATCTCAAGATCAAGCGAGTCAGACGGACATCTCTCTGGGGCAG TCGCCAGTGGATGAGAGTGTGGACAGCGGTCTGGGCCAGAGCAGAGAGCATGCTCAGTGTGCCGCTGCAGAGACCGATTCTGTAAATTGTCTGCTGACCGACAGTGGTGCTACATCACTCCTGCAACTTAG AGAGGAAGTCGTCAGGCTAAAGGCTGAAAACGTGCAACTGCGAGGTCTGTTGAAGGAACAAAAGTCCAGCGAGAGCAAAGAGAAGGAGAGCACGGATGCGTCTGGGAACAGCAGCGACGGGCAGGCTGAGTTAAGACGGAGCCGGGAAACTTTGCGGGCTCAAACTAAGGACAAAGAGGAGGAAGGCGCTAAGGATAGGGGGACCCTGGTCACCACTGAGGGAGTGGGAACTCTGCAAGCTGGCCACCACAGCAAGATTACAAATCACAGG gCCGGTTTAAGATCTCGTCTGCCTGTCCCGGTGAGGCCGAGAGCGGAAGCTTGCAGCGACACACATTCAGAGCCATGTAAAGCAGACGCAGCGCAGCACCTTCACACAGACTCTGACCAGAAGTCGTTTGGAGACTCCACCGCATCATCGCAGCCGAGTGCCGGCCCCTCTTCATCCCACGGCCATGCTCACGATAGCAGCTATCCTGCCACGCGCACGCCTGACGACACCCAGGCCCACGCTGCTCTTTTTGCCCAGCTGGAGCTCCTCCACCAGGAGTGCCAGGACAAGGAGGCTTTGATCAACAAGCTGGGCGAGCAGCTGGTTGACTGGGAAGAACTCCACGCGCAGCTCCGGGACAAGGAGCATCTCAATAGCCAATACGTGGTGGCCTTGAAAGCTGCCGAGTCCACCATCGCATACCTGACCGCCTGCAGTCTGGACAGCCAGGGTGGGTCTGGACCAGGCGCAGGGTCCGCTTCTGTGACCTGCAACAGCACGCACCTGGATTTACAGAAAGTGCTCCATGAGAAAGAGGTTATCAGCAAGCAACTTACACAACATTTGAACTTGGCAGAGAAGCACATCTCGTCACCAGACAGCCAGGAAAAGCGGGCAGAATTTGCAGATCTCCGTTTGAAGATAGAGGCAGTGAACGCGTCGTCAAATGAGCAGAGATCCTTAGCTGTCTTTGGAGGACCTGAGGGTTTGGTGCAAAATGATTCTTTGCAGGGTAGGCCAAGACAGAGAAATTCCACGCAGACCGCATCAGAATCTCTCACAGAAAAAGAGTTGAAGGATCAGCGAAGCACAAGCGAAAGTTCAAATCTTGTTTCAAATAAGGGGATGACCAAAGTTCTTGCGAAATGCCTTAGCTTGGTAGAATCGGTCATTGCTTCTCTAGCAGCAGTCTGCACAAATAACAGCTCATTCACCAACCCTGAGCTACAGGAGCATTTGGACAACCTCCAGAGGGCTCTACAAAACAGACAAGAACTGGAGCACCTGACTCAAGCCACTCAACCAAGCAGTCACTCTGAAGAGCTTCTCAACTCTGAGCTCCATCGCAATCTGCGACTCCTCTCCAAGGTCCTTGCCGATCACTCTCAGAGGATTTGTGAGCTCCAGGCCACCCTGCAGGAGGAGAGGGCCCGTCGGGAAGAGAGCGAGGCCCACGCGGCGCTTTCAGATGCCAAGGGCTTAGCACCGAACGTTCAGGCCCAGCTGGAGACTCTGCACAAGGCGCtgagggagaagaaaaaagcctGCAAAAACCTGGAGGAGAAACTGGCCACGGCTCAATCCACACCGTCCCCAAATAACACCACACGCAAAG CTGTGGAGCAGGATGACAAAAGTGTGCAGGTGGATTTGCAGGACCTTGGTTACGAAACCACGGGCAAGAGTGAGAACGATAGGGAAGAGAGCAGTAGCACAG TGTTTAAAGAATCCCTGTTTTACTATCCCCATCCCTCCACGGATCCAGACCTCGAGATAGGTGTCAAAGCAAGCGGAAGCGCTTCTAGTCTCCCTTTGCTGCTGAGTCAAGAGCAGGCGCACTTTTCCTCCACTGAACATCTGGACTCCACCTCCAGCACACCGTACCCGAGTTCCCCGACCTTGAGCTCGGCCAAG ATCAGTCTGAAAAGCCTGCAGACCTACGAGGAATACGGTCTCTCCGAGGACCCGCTGCAGCTTCAGGCGCAG GGCCGTCACCCGAGGCCCAGTAGGGAGCAGATGCGGGAGAACGAGGGTGATGGAAAGGACCAGTCCATTAGGAGTGAAGCCAGCGAGGCGGCAGGAAAGAAGGGCATGAAGGAGCAGCTGCAGCACTCTCGCAGCCGTTCTACATCCCCTGCCAG CTTGGACTCTCTGGTGCAGTCGCAGGCCAGGGAGCTGTCGCAGCTCAGGCAGCAGATCAAGGAGAGCCGGCGGCTGGGCAGCCTACAGCGTCGTCAGATGGGGGAACTGAGCAGGGCCTTTCAGGAGCTGCTCCAGTCCAGCCAGGTGGACTGCTACATGGGCGAGGTGGTCAAGGGGCAGCTGGACAAGACCCTGAGCATTCTTGATCGGCTGGAGGGACGCCTGGACAAAG GAGAGACTCATCAGGATAATGAAGACGTGGCGTCTCTGGACCGTTCTCGCAG GTTGGCCAAAGAACTTCAGGAGAAGAACCGCCTCATCCAGAGCCTGCAGAGTCAGGTCCGAGGTCAGAGTCCCAGCAGCCCCCACAGCTCCCACTCAGATGGACACCCCTCGGACGGGGCCGCATCCTCCTGCTACGGTAGCCCGCCCGTGCAAG GGGGAGGAACGGAGGCGGCGGGCGTGTCCGGCGACCAGGAAGCGGGCGGCCGACTGCTGGGCTTGCAGAGGGAGAACGGACTCCTTCACGAGCGGCTGAGGAGCAGCGAGCACCTCAACGGCAGCTTGCGTAGCGAGCTGGAGCTGCACCTGTCCGTCATGGCGCATCAGCAGGACCGCGATTCTCTGACGCAAGCGACAAAGCGCGCTGAGGGGGGGGGCTCGGCGGCAATCGCCTCTGCGGAAGCGCGGGCCGTCGATTCAG ACCTGCTGGCCGAGCACCTCGAGGAGATCCGAGCTCTGAGGCGGCGCCTGGAAGAGAGCATCTCCACCAACGACCGCctcagggagcagctggagaggAGGCTCGCCGAGGTGGAGAAAGACACAG CCACCAACATCTTCATCCACGGCAACGAGGATCAAGCGCAGCTGGTCAACGAGGTCCGCTTCCTGTGGGGTCAGAACCAAGACCTGAAGGAGCAGCTCCAACAGGAGTCCAAAG ACAAACAGCGGGAGCGCGAGCGGCTGCGGGACAACCTGGCGAGGCGCACGGCCAAGCTGGAGCAGAGCAGGCAGGAGAGCGACGTCCTGAGGCAGGAGAACGCCAGGCTGCGGGACAAGCTGGATCTCGGCGGCCGAGAGAACGCCAGGCTGCTCCGATCGCTGCGCGCCAGCGAGGACCGGCTGCGCAG TTTGCAGTGCGAGGCGAAGCTCCTGCGGCAGCAGGTGACCGACTCGCAGCGCCTCCTGCAGTCGCTGCGCGTGGAGCTGCAAGTTCACGAGAAGATGGAGACGGCGACGCAGGGTCAAA AAGCCGGCAGCACGACGCAGGATCCGGCCCGCCCTCCCTCCGGCACGCCGGACCTGTCCGAGCTGCTGTCGGAGATCCGCCGCCTGCGGCTGCAGCTGGAGAGGAGCATCCGCGCCAACACCACGCTGCGCCAGAGGCTGGAGGAGCAGCTGTGGCGAGGAGCCGGCCACTCCGAAACCATCAACGTCAACTACCTGCTCTCCTCTGCAG ATGAAGGAAGCGGGCCGCCCGGTCGTGAAGGCGCCGACGTTCTCGTCCACGGTGACGGCGCAAATGGTAATCGGGCGCGCTGCGAGGtgggcggcgacggcggcggtAGCAGCAGTTCCGGCGAGAGCGTGACCGCCGCCCCCTACCGCCTGGTGCCGGGCCACCGCCTGTGGGCCAACCGCAACGGGCGCCACATCCTGGCGCTGGTGGAGGACTACAGCGCCCTCCGCAGGCACATCTCGGAAGGATGCAAGCTCTCGCGCGGCATGGATGTGCGACTCCATCAGTGTTTCAAcagcaag GTGATGGACGAGGAGAGCGTGAAGCTGTTATCCGGCGACGTGAGCACCGTCCAGCAGGTTCTGGACGAGGCCGCCCGCCTGCTCAAGCTGGTGTGGAGGGTCTCTCTGCCAGCAGGGGGCGCCGGGGCTGGGGGCAACAACCAGCAG GACGATCTGAAGAAGGAGATCTCCCGTTTGAAGAGCAGACTGTCTCAGCAGGAGAGAATGCTGAGCGGAGCCGTCAAACGCCTGCGAACCACCAACCAGCTCAAGGAGGGCATGGAGCGGGTCATCGTCGACCAGC TGTCTCTCACCCACGGCGTGTTAAAGAAAGCCCGCGGCAATTTAGAG AAAAATCACTGTTACCTCTTTGGCCCACAAGGCCCGACTGGAGGACAAG GAGGTGCCTGTAAATGGCCAATAGGGGGCGTCGACGTGTACACCTCAGACGAGCAGTGA